The proteins below are encoded in one region of Telopea speciosissima isolate NSW1024214 ecotype Mountain lineage chromosome 10, Tspe_v1, whole genome shotgun sequence:
- the LOC122642461 gene encoding U-box domain-containing protein 4-like, with protein sequence MVSLAGDNHSNRFLSTTQTHYSSTAISSLHGSKVQRTPGRSMRTIRSNLFQNDSCRSFPSATDGNSAAVSENLSESVIDFRLRELSVESNKPVKFSVAESDLLDLSQAFTDFSVCSSDISGELQRLACLPSPDHVHNPDAVDVESNSNSETFLESWLGCMQRENISSEILDNAPPVNLEPAVKACVEGLQSPSIAIKRLAAAKLRLLAKNRSENRAIIGKFGAVPALIPLLRCSDPWAQEHAVTALLNLSLHEDNKTLITDAGAIKPLIYVLKTGTEVSKQNAACALLSLALIEDNKISIGACGAIPPLVSLLLNGSTRGKKDALTTLYKLCTVRQNKEKAVSAGAVKPLVGMISEQGSGLAEKAMVVLSSLAAIQEGKTAIVEEGGIPVLVEAIEDGSIKGKEFAVLTLLLLCADSVRNRGLLVREGGIPPLVALSQSGSARAKHKAETLLGYLREPREEASSSNPV encoded by the exons ATGGTTTCGCTAGCAGGAGATAATCACTCCAATCGATTTCTCTCAACAACGCAGACTCATTACTCTTCCACCgccatttcttctcttcatGGTTCTAAGGTTCAGAGGACTCCCGGTCGATCCATGCGAACGATTCGTTCAAATCTTTTCCAAAACGATTCTTGTCGCTCATTTCCTTCTGCTACCGACGGAAATTCCGCTGCCGTCTCCGAGAACTTGTCGGAATCTGTTATCGATTTCAGATTGAGAGAGCTCTCTGTGGAGAGCAACAAGCCAGTCAAGTTCTCCGTTGCGGAATCTGATCTCCTCGACCTTTCTCAAGCTTTCACTGATTTCTCTGTTTGCAGTAGTGACATCTCCGGAGAGTTGCAGAGGTTAGCTTGCCTTCCATCGCCTGATCATGTTCACAACCCTGACGCCGTTGATGTGGAATCCAATTCTAACAGTGAAACTTTCCTGGAGTCATGGTTAGGGTGTATGCAGCGCGAGAATATCTCCTCAGAAATCCTCGACAACGCTCCCCCGGTAAATCTTGAACCAGCCGTGAAGGCATGCGTTGAAGGTCTACAGTCTCCGTCCATTGCTATCAAACGCTTGGCCGCGGCGAAGCTACGTCTTCTCGCTAAGAATAGATCTGAGAATCGAGCTATCATTGGTAAATTCGGTGCTGTTCCTGCCTTGATTCCTCTCCTCCGCTGCAGTGACCCGTGGGCGCAGGAACATGCTGTAACAGCTCTTTTGAATCTCTCCCTCCATGAAGACAACAAAACCTTAATTACCGATGCCGGAGCTATAAAACCTCTCATTTACGTTCTTAAAACCGGCACCGAAGTGTCGAAGCAGAACGCTGCTTGTGCTCTGCTCAGTCTCGCGTTAATCGAAGACAACAAGATTTCAATCGGTGCATGCGGAGCTATACCACCCTTGGTTTCTCTGCTCCTGAACGGCTCCACTCGTGGGAAGAAAGACGCGCTTACCACGCTCTACAAGCTCTGTACGGTGCGGCAAAATAAAGAGAAGGCCGTCAGCGCCGGAGCCGTGAAACCACTCGTGGGGATGATTTCGGAGCAGGGGAGCGGTTTGGCGGAGAAGGCTATGGTGGTTTTGAGTAGTTTGGCCGCTATTCAAGAGGGCAAAACGGCCATTGTCGAGGAAGGAGGGATTCCGGTTTTGGTTGAAGCCATCGAGGACGGATCGATCAAAGGGAAGGAGTTCGCTGTCTTAACGCTCCTGCTACTTTGTGCAGACAGTGTGCGGAATAGGGGGTTGTTGGTTAGGGAAGGTGGAATCCCTCCGTTGGTCGCCCTCTCTCAGTCGGGAAGCGCTCGAGCGAAGCACAAG GCTGAAACATTACTTGGGTATCTGAGAGAACCGAGGGAAGAGGCATCCTCTTCTAATCCTGTGTAG